In Deinococcus sp. HSC-46F16, the following are encoded in one genomic region:
- a CDS encoding amidase family protein, with protein MPDPVLDLDAAALSAATRRGDLTALEVTRTYLARLRAHNPRLRAVITVNEAAEADAERLDALPPERRGPLHGLPLLIKDNIDVAGLPTTAGSLLMTRHVPRQDAPLVARLRAAGAVILGKANLTEWANFMTLGMTNGYSGAGGQTVNPWGEGIDTGGSSSGSGVAVAARLCVAAIGTETSGSILSPAQQSGVIGLKPTVGLIPRTGVVPISHSQDTAGPITRSVRDAALLAGVMAGPHEADEASRRFPVPGLALPEGALAGAQIGVMREPPGGPLSPAETAALVRAEAVLQGTGATLRDVTLPSAADLSGWRLEVLVYEFKHDLNAYLAGVQDGPRSLAEVIAGNDEDPERFQRYGQTLLHAAEGTRGDLSERAYREARARDLELSRTRGLDPLFADGFDALLWPGLRGYSVGAKAGYPSVTVPTGLHEGAPTGVLLTGPAASDGRVLALAADLNLRLGGVQFPPDPS; from the coding sequence ATGCCTGATCCGGTGCTCGACCTCGACGCCGCCGCCCTCAGCGCCGCCACGCGCCGGGGCGACCTCACCGCGCTGGAAGTGACCCGCACCTACCTCGCCCGGCTACGGGCGCACAACCCCCGCCTGCGGGCCGTCATCACGGTCAACGAGGCGGCCGAGGCCGACGCCGAGCGCCTCGACGCCCTGCCCCCCGAGCGGCGCGGCCCGCTGCACGGCCTCCCCCTTCTGATCAAGGACAACATCGACGTGGCGGGGTTGCCCACGACCGCCGGAAGCCTGCTGATGACCCGGCACGTGCCCCGGCAGGACGCGCCGCTGGTGGCCCGGCTGCGGGCGGCGGGCGCGGTGATCCTGGGCAAGGCCAACCTGACCGAGTGGGCCAATTTCATGACGCTGGGGATGACGAACGGCTACTCCGGGGCGGGCGGCCAGACGGTGAATCCCTGGGGCGAGGGCATTGACACGGGCGGGTCGTCGAGCGGGAGCGGCGTGGCGGTCGCGGCGCGGCTGTGCGTGGCGGCGATCGGCACCGAGACGAGCGGCTCGATTCTCAGCCCGGCGCAGCAGAGCGGCGTGATCGGGCTCAAGCCCACCGTGGGCCTGATTCCGCGCACGGGCGTGGTGCCCATCTCCCACAGCCAGGACACCGCCGGGCCGATCACCCGCTCGGTGCGCGACGCGGCCCTGCTCGCCGGGGTGATGGCCGGTCCCCACGAGGCGGACGAGGCCAGCCGCCGCTTCCCGGTGCCGGGGTTGGCCCTGCCCGAGGGGGCGCTCGCGGGTGCCCAGATCGGCGTGATGCGCGAGCCCCCTGGCGGCCCCCTCTCCCCGGCAGAGACGGCGGCCCTTGTCCGCGCCGAGGCCGTGCTGCAAGGGACCGGGGCCACCCTGCGCGACGTGACGCTTCCCAGCGCCGCCGACCTGAGCGGCTGGCGGCTGGAGGTGCTCGTCTACGAGTTCAAGCACGACCTCAATGCCTACCTCGCCGGGGTGCAGGACGGCCCCCGCAGCCTCGCGGAAGTCATCGCCGGAAACGACGAGGACCCCGAACGCTTCCAGCGCTACGGGCAGACGCTGCTGCACGCCGCCGAGGGCACGCGCGGCGACCTCTCGGAGCGGGCCTACCGGGAGGCGCGGGCACGCGACCTCGAACTCTCGCGGACGCGGGGCCTCGATCCCCTGTTCGCGGACGGCTTCGACGCCCTGCTGTGGCCGGGGCTGCGCGGTTACTCGGTGGGCGCCAAGGCAGGCTATCCCAGCGTGACGGTGCCGACCGGGCTGCACGAGGGCGCCCCGACCGGCGTGCTGCTGACCGGCCCGGCGGCGAGCGACGGGCGCGTGCTGGCGCTCGCCGCCGACCTCAACCTGCGCCTGGGCGGGGTGCAGTTTCCGCCCGACCCGAGCTGA
- a CDS encoding CNNM domain-containing protein, whose protein sequence is MGNPLLEFGILVLLLIVNGFFSGSELGVVSSRKSRLQARASAGHRGAARALALAERPGAFLATVQIGITLIGTISAVFAGGSLTRYLEPALRPLFGESAGTAASAAVVLLVTFLSLVLGELAPKNIALRDPEGLAARVAPLFTVLSRVMRPVVWLLEGTTRGLLWLLGLRGEPQEKITEEDVKALALQAAESGSLEAGETERIDHVLRFNDRRVRDLMTHRADVVLLAAGAPLAEIVEQVLGAPHDRYPLTDAAGEVIGQVRVVDVLRASRTGESLVDLMQPVLFVPETAWAEDALSRLTEGGHQRLAVVVDEYGLFSGLLTATDLLTELAGVDAPGAEEMIVRRGDGSFLVDGGVPMHDLRATLPLPRQDPEEFSTLAGYVLEALGEFPQVGAQVEVGGWTLEVVDLDGPRLDRVLIVPPPDVILTTSHSPEEA, encoded by the coding sequence GTGGGCAATCCCTTGCTGGAATTCGGCATCCTGGTGCTGCTGCTGATCGTGAACGGCTTTTTCTCGGGGTCCGAACTGGGCGTGGTTTCCTCGCGCAAGTCGCGCCTCCAGGCCCGGGCGAGCGCCGGGCACCGGGGGGCGGCGCGGGCACTGGCCCTCGCCGAGCGGCCCGGCGCCTTTCTGGCGACCGTGCAGATCGGGATTACGCTCATCGGCACCATCAGCGCCGTCTTCGCGGGAGGGAGCCTGACCCGCTACCTCGAACCCGCCTTGCGGCCGCTCTTCGGGGAGTCGGCGGGCACGGCGGCGTCGGCGGCGGTCGTGCTGCTGGTGACCTTCCTCTCGCTGGTGCTGGGCGAACTCGCCCCCAAGAACATCGCCCTGCGCGACCCCGAGGGGCTGGCGGCGCGGGTGGCTCCCTTGTTCACAGTGCTCTCGCGGGTGATGCGGCCGGTCGTGTGGCTGCTGGAGGGCACCACGCGCGGCCTGCTGTGGCTGCTGGGGCTGCGCGGCGAGCCGCAGGAAAAGATCACCGAGGAGGATGTCAAGGCGCTCGCCCTGCAAGCCGCCGAAAGTGGCAGCCTGGAGGCGGGCGAAACGGAGCGCATCGACCACGTCCTGCGCTTCAATGACCGCCGGGTCCGCGACCTGATGACCCACCGCGCCGACGTGGTGCTGCTCGCCGCCGGTGCGCCCCTGGCCGAGATCGTCGAGCAGGTCCTCGGGGCGCCGCACGACCGTTACCCCCTCACCGACGCGGCGGGCGAGGTGATCGGGCAGGTGCGGGTGGTGGACGTGCTGCGGGCGTCGCGCACGGGCGAGTCGCTTGTGGACCTGATGCAGCCCGTGCTGTTCGTGCCCGAAACCGCCTGGGCCGAGGACGCGCTCTCGCGCCTGACCGAAGGCGGGCACCAGCGGCTCGCCGTTGTAGTGGACGAGTACGGCCTCTTTTCCGGGCTGCTGACCGCCACCGACCTCCTCACCGAGTTGGCGGGGGTGGACGCCCCCGGCGCGGAGGAGATGATCGTGCGGCGGGGGGACGGCTCCTTTCTGGTGGACGGCGGCGTGCCCATGCACGACCTGCGGGCCACCCTGCCGCTCCCCCGCCAGGACCCGGAGGAGTTCAGCACCCTGGCGGGCTACGTGCTGGAAGCATTGGGCGAGTTCCCGCAGGTGGGGGCACAGGTCGAGGTGGGCGGCTGGACCCTGGAGGTCGTGGACCTCGACGGTCCCCGCCTCGACCGGGTGCTGATCGTGCCGCCACCGGACGTGATCCTGACCACTTCCCACTCGCCCGAGGAAGCGTGA
- a CDS encoding MFS transporter has protein sequence MRPVSAVSAVPAPAPPRTLGAGLLLTVLVVAFESMAVGTVLPRVADELRGLSLYGWASSAFLLSSLFGAVLGGVLGDRRGLMWGAGFSLAVFAGGLLVGGLAPTMSVFVLGRLIQGLGAGGLGALPFAVITTRYPEAQRARMLAAVSSAWLLPALVGPLIASLIADLWSWRTVFWGLVPVLALVAPLCLWPLRGPAPRAAGSGAQTALLWPALGLALSAGALVEGLRSPGLLGAGLVALGVAGVVLTARRLFPAGLLRFAGGLPTALAVRGLAAFALLGANSFLPLALHELRGLSLTAAGWVLSLGGATWTLGSWVQAQVERRLGAESRPLRVRVGLGLMATGLLASALAVLGGLPLWAVYPAWVLACLGMGVGYNSNSLYALAAADPGESGRLSGQLANIEVLMVAVAAGVGGALIARLPLERAFTLAFGVTLLAALLGWLAAGRLRRG, from the coding sequence ATGCGCCCCGTGTCTGCCGTCTCCGCCGTCCCCGCGCCCGCCCCGCCCCGCACCCTGGGGGCCGGACTGCTGCTGACCGTGCTCGTCGTGGCCTTCGAGTCGATGGCGGTGGGCACCGTGCTGCCGCGCGTGGCGGACGAGTTGCGGGGCCTGAGCCTGTACGGCTGGGCGTCGAGCGCCTTTCTGCTCTCCAGCCTGTTCGGGGCCGTGCTGGGCGGCGTGCTGGGCGACCGCCGGGGGCTGATGTGGGGGGCCGGATTCTCGCTCGCGGTGTTCGCGGGGGGGCTGCTGGTGGGCGGGCTGGCCCCCACCATGTCCGTGTTCGTGCTGGGGCGGCTGATTCAGGGCCTGGGGGCCGGGGGGCTGGGGGCGCTGCCCTTCGCGGTGATCACGACCCGCTACCCGGAAGCGCAGCGGGCCAGGATGCTCGCCGCCGTGTCCTCGGCGTGGCTCCTGCCCGCGCTGGTCGGGCCACTGATCGCCAGCCTGATCGCGGACCTGTGGTCGTGGCGCACGGTGTTCTGGGGGCTGGTGCCGGTGCTCGCGCTCGTCGCGCCGCTGTGCCTGTGGCCGCTGCGGGGTCCGGCCCCCCGTGCGGCGGGGAGCGGGGCGCAGACGGCCCTGCTGTGGCCTGCCCTGGGGCTGGCGCTCTCGGCGGGAGCGCTGGTGGAGGGGCTGCGGTCGCCGGGGCTGCTGGGCGCGGGACTGGTGGCGCTCGGCGTGGCCGGGGTGGTGTTGACCGCCCGCCGCCTCTTTCCGGCGGGGCTGCTGCGGTTCGCGGGGGGTCTGCCTACGGCACTCGCGGTGCGGGGGCTGGCGGCCTTCGCGCTGCTGGGGGCCAACTCCTTCCTGCCGTTGGCGCTGCACGAGCTGCGCGGCCTCTCGCTGACGGCGGCGGGCTGGGTCCTGAGCCTGGGGGGAGCCACCTGGACGCTGGGGTCGTGGGTCCAGGCGCAGGTCGAGCGCCGTCTGGGGGCCGAGTCCCGACCCCTGCGGGTGCGGGTGGGCCTGGGGCTGATGGCGACCGGGCTGCTCGCCAGCGCCCTGGCGGTGCTGGGGGGGCTGCCGCTGTGGGCCGTTTACCCGGCGTGGGTGCTCGCCTGCCTGGGGATGGGGGTGGGCTACAACAGCAACAGCCTGTACGCGCTGGCCGCCGCCGATCCCGGCGAGTCGGGGCGGCTTTCCGGGCAACTCGCCAACATCGAGGTGTTGATGGTGGCCGTCGCTGCCGGGGTGGGTGGGGCCTTGATCGCCCGGCTGCCGCTGGAGCGGGCCTTTACGCTCGCCTTTGGGGTCACGCTGCTGGCGGCGCTCCTGGGGTGGCTGGCGGCGGGGCGGCTGCGGCGAGGGTAG
- a CDS encoding Type 1 glutamine amidotransferase-like domain-containing protein, translating into MNLLLTSGGITNRSIRDALVNLLGKPIAESSALCIPTAQWGHPMCGPVSARRFMTDQTPSALGGLGWKSVGLLELTALPSIGRDRWVPWVREADVLLVDGGDATYLSHWMRESGLAELLPSLPDMVWVGLSAGSMVMTPRIGPYFVEWPSAPDDRTLGVVDFSIFPHLNHELLPGNTLAAAERWAADMTVPCYAIDDQTAIKVVGDSVEVVSEGDWKRLTP; encoded by the coding sequence ATGAACCTTCTGCTCACTTCCGGCGGCATCACCAACAGGAGCATCCGAGACGCGCTGGTAAACCTGCTGGGCAAGCCGATCGCCGAGTCCAGCGCCCTGTGTATCCCGACGGCGCAGTGGGGGCACCCGATGTGCGGCCCCGTCTCGGCACGGCGCTTCATGACCGACCAGACTCCGTCGGCCCTGGGCGGTCTGGGTTGGAAATCGGTGGGCCTCCTCGAGCTCACCGCGCTTCCGAGCATCGGCCGGGACCGGTGGGTGCCGTGGGTCCGGGAGGCCGACGTGCTGCTGGTGGATGGTGGAGACGCCACCTACCTGAGCCACTGGATGCGGGAATCCGGGCTGGCCGAGCTTCTGCCCTCGCTGCCCGACATGGTCTGGGTCGGCCTCAGTGCCGGAAGCATGGTGATGACGCCCCGGATCGGACCGTATTTCGTCGAATGGCCTTCTGCGCCAGACGACCGCACCCTCGGGGTCGTGGACTTCTCGATCTTCCCGCATCTGAACCACGAGCTGCTGCCTGGCAACACCCTGGCCGCCGCAGAGCGTTGGGCAGCGGATATGACGGTGCCGTGCTACGCGATTGACGACCAGACCGCCATCAAAGTGGTGGGCGACTCTGTCGAGGTGGTCTCCGAGGGAGACTGGAAGCGCCTGACGCCCTAG
- a CDS encoding Hsp20/alpha crystallin family protein — translation MNEPVLARLQQLMTLREEVETLGTLGGPWTPPADWVDEDTHLRLLLDVPGVDPESLEMHEEGGAVTVAGRREAPARLLHGERPGGTFSRTLTFPEAVVPNSGEAQLAAGVLSVRFEKRHPTIEVATREG, via the coding sequence ATGAACGAACCCGTCCTCGCCCGGTTGCAACAGCTGATGACCCTGCGGGAGGAGGTCGAGACGCTGGGCACCCTGGGCGGTCCCTGGACCCCGCCCGCCGACTGGGTGGACGAGGACACCCACCTGCGGCTGCTGCTCGACGTGCCCGGCGTGGACCCGGAGAGCCTGGAGATGCACGAGGAGGGCGGGGCCGTGACCGTCGCGGGCCGCCGCGAGGCCCCCGCCCGGCTGCTGCACGGCGAGCGCCCCGGCGGCACCTTCAGCCGCACCCTGACCTTTCCGGAAGCGGTCGTGCCCAATTCCGGCGAGGCGCAGCTCGCGGCGGGCGTCCTGAGCGTGCGCTTCGAGAAGCGGCACCCGACGATCGAGGTGGCGACGCGGGAGGGGTAG
- the miaA gene encoding tRNA (adenosine(37)-N6)-dimethylallyltransferase MiaA, translated as MTSAPSRPVPILTAPTAAGKSALALALAATRPVEIVAADAFTVYRGLDIGTAKPGAADRAAVPHHLLDVADVPESYDVARYVREAEAAISDIRARGRVPLVVGGTGFYLSALIRGLPLTPPADRAVQAEVEGELAARGVDALLAEIARVNPQEAGRMQGNPRRVVRALEVYRRTGRFPGEFGYSPPRFAYQVFAFTRPWPELEARIAARVGEMLAGGWPGEAAWLAAQVPPDTGPRPTVWQALGYPEALAAARGELTPQEAAARITLATRRYARRQLTWMRTQLGADVGGPGETAASLARHLDVEVL; from the coding sequence GTGACGTCCGCCCCGTCCCGCCCCGTTCCCATCCTGACCGCGCCCACCGCAGCGGGCAAAAGTGCCCTGGCTCTCGCCCTCGCGGCGACCCGTCCGGTCGAGATCGTGGCGGCCGACGCCTTCACCGTGTACCGGGGGCTGGACATCGGCACCGCCAAGCCGGGGGCGGCGGACCGGGCTGCGGTGCCCCACCACCTCCTCGACGTGGCCGACGTACCGGAGAGCTACGACGTGGCCCGCTACGTGCGGGAGGCGGAGGCGGCGATCTCCGATATCCGGGCGCGGGGCCGGGTGCCGCTCGTCGTGGGCGGCACGGGCTTCTACCTGTCCGCCCTGATACGCGGCCTGCCGCTGACCCCGCCCGCCGACCGCGCGGTGCAGGCGGAGGTGGAGGGTGAGTTGGCTGCGCGGGGGGTAGACGCGCTGCTGGCCGAGATCGCCCGCGTCAACCCCCAGGAGGCTGGGCGGATGCAGGGCAACCCCCGGCGGGTGGTGCGGGCGCTGGAGGTCTACCGCCGCACCGGGCGCTTTCCAGGCGAGTTCGGGTACAGCCCGCCGCGCTTCGCCTACCAGGTGTTCGCCTTCACCCGGCCCTGGCCGGAGCTGGAAGCCCGCATCGCGGCGCGGGTGGGGGAGATGCTCGCGGGCGGCTGGCCGGGGGAGGCGGCGTGGCTGGCCGCCCAGGTCCCCCCGGATACCGGGCCGCGCCCCACCGTCTGGCAGGCGCTGGGCTACCCGGAAGCGCTCGCGGCCGCACGGGGCGAGTTGACCCCCCAGGAGGCCGCCGCCCGCATCACCCTCGCCACCCGGCGCTATGCCCGGCGCCAGCTCACCTGGATGCGCACCCAGCTCGGCGCGGACGTCGGCGGGCCGGGGGAGACGGCGGCGAGCCTCGCCCGGCACCTGGACGTGGAGGTCCTCTAA
- the glgC gene encoding glucose-1-phosphate adenylyltransferase: MKPRVLGMILAGGQGSRLAPLTLKRSKPAVPFGGKYRIIDFAINNFINSGVFSIYVLTQYKAQSLTEHIQRGWRFGTFLQDYFITLVPAQMYRYEELGAVWYRGTADAVYQNLHLVDNFEADYVAIFSGDHIYKMNVEHMLQSHIDARADVTIAAYPMPRSEAHRFGVMHVGDRGRVTEFLEKPADPPGMPGDPDTTLTSMGNYIFSRRALEELLHTSISGQEDGFDFGQDVIPRALADGYSVQAYDFHKNPIPGQQGPNLYWRDVGTLDAYFDASLDLVSVNPEFDIYNPQWPLRTSSEFSPPAKFVHESEGRKGQAFNSSLAGGVIVSGGTVRDSILSRNVHIHSYSLVESCVLFDDVVVGRHSHLRRVIVDKDVTIPPGTKIGVDHEEDRARGFTVTENGVVVVPKSYTF; encoded by the coding sequence ATGAAACCACGCGTTCTGGGAATGATTCTGGCTGGGGGGCAGGGCTCGCGCCTTGCGCCCCTGACCCTCAAACGGTCCAAGCCCGCCGTGCCCTTTGGCGGCAAGTACCGCATCATCGACTTCGCGATCAACAACTTCATCAACTCGGGCGTCTTTTCGATCTACGTGCTGACCCAGTACAAGGCGCAGAGCCTCACCGAGCATATCCAGCGCGGCTGGCGCTTCGGCACCTTCCTGCAGGACTACTTCATCACGCTGGTCCCCGCGCAGATGTACCGCTATGAGGAACTCGGCGCGGTGTGGTACCGGGGCACCGCCGACGCCGTGTACCAGAACCTGCACCTCGTGGACAACTTCGAGGCCGACTACGTGGCGATCTTTTCGGGCGACCACATCTACAAGATGAACGTGGAGCACATGCTCCAGTCGCATATCGACGCCCGCGCGGACGTCACCATCGCGGCCTACCCGATGCCGCGCTCGGAAGCGCACCGCTTCGGCGTGATGCATGTGGGCGACCGGGGCCGGGTCACCGAGTTTCTGGAAAAGCCCGCCGACCCGCCCGGCATGCCCGGCGACCCCGACACCACCCTGACCAGCATGGGCAACTACATCTTCTCGCGCCGGGCGCTCGAAGAACTGCTGCACACCTCCATCAGCGGGCAGGAGGATGGCTTCGACTTCGGGCAGGACGTGATTCCCAGGGCGCTGGCGGACGGCTACTCCGTGCAGGCCTACGACTTTCACAAGAATCCCATCCCCGGCCAGCAGGGGCCGAACCTCTACTGGCGTGACGTGGGGACGCTCGACGCCTATTTCGACGCCAGCCTCGACCTTGTGAGCGTGAACCCCGAGTTCGACATCTACAACCCGCAGTGGCCGCTGCGGACCAGCAGCGAGTTCTCGCCGCCCGCCAAGTTCGTCCACGAGTCCGAGGGCCGCAAGGGGCAGGCCTTCAACTCCAGCCTCGCCGGGGGCGTGATCGTCAGCGGCGGAACCGTGCGCGACTCCATCCTCAGCCGCAACGTGCATATCCACTCGTACTCGCTCGTGGAAAGCTGCGTGCTGTTCGACGACGTGGTCGTGGGGCGGCACTCGCACCTGCGCCGGGTGATCGTGGACAAGGACGTGACCATTCCGCCCGGCACCAAGATCGGCGTGGACCATGAGGAGGACCGGGCACGCGGCTTTACGGTCACCGAGAATGGCGTGGTGGTGGTGCCCAAGAGTTACACCTTCTGA
- a CDS encoding serine/threonine-protein kinase, whose amino-acid sequence MEVGAEVGGRYRLHALLGEGGSARVYRAEDTHLGREVAVKVLHPHLPDGDRARFLREVRTLARLSHPGVVPVLDLGEMPGEGGGPARAFFTMPLLAGPITALGPLEDSPASLTPFLTAAGFASRALGFIHAQGIIHRDLTPGNVLLDEARMPRLMDFGLVALSEHSRHLTRSGVTLGTPAYMAPEQARGSGVGPRSDLYALGAVLYRVACGSPPFVGDSDQSVLFQHVYEPPPDPRDLNPAVPDAVARVLLALLAKNPEERPESGEAAAHLWALARREVWTAHARGQYRGGRTRTGEHPDGPARVGNLTEAWSVPLPGEVTWPAAVVGEGDLLAVGTRGGQLVLMHTSGRPYATHAARDEVTAPATFVGGDILYGAWDGTLRRVRLRGGEQVWEHQARAEFTGAPTLWGGRVLAASRDGHLHALSARTGDLAWAYRAGGPVAASPVVWAGAALLCDENGWLHALDARTGTPLWKVEVGTVHATPALRPTAPGRATLLVPTWPGEVHALSLRADGGRAVLDSPEPTLWTYDLEDEIWAAPALTADLALVAGWGGTVRALRLTDGEDVWAHTLEGRVTASPVVSAGLVFLASEGGELAALDIQTGAVRWRRREREGVQATPLAAAGTLYVAFMNGTLRAYREGEEGA is encoded by the coding sequence ATGGAAGTCGGCGCGGAGGTGGGGGGGCGCTACCGCTTGCACGCCCTGCTGGGCGAGGGCGGCAGCGCCCGCGTCTACCGTGCCGAGGACACCCACCTGGGCCGCGAGGTGGCGGTCAAGGTGCTGCACCCCCACCTGCCCGACGGCGACCGCGCCCGCTTTCTGCGGGAAGTGCGCACGCTCGCCCGCCTCTCGCATCCCGGCGTGGTGCCCGTCCTCGACCTGGGGGAGATGCCGGGGGAGGGGGGAGGCCCCGCCCGCGCCTTTTTCACCATGCCGCTGCTGGCCGGGCCGATCACGGCGCTGGGGCCGCTGGAGGACTCGCCCGCGTCGCTGACCCCTTTTCTCACGGCGGCGGGCTTCGCGTCGCGGGCGCTGGGCTTTATCCACGCGCAGGGGATCATCCACCGCGACCTCACGCCCGGCAACGTGCTGCTGGACGAGGCCCGGATGCCCCGGCTGATGGATTTCGGGCTGGTGGCCCTCTCCGAACACAGCCGTCACCTCACCCGCAGCGGGGTCACGCTGGGCACGCCCGCCTACATGGCCCCCGAGCAGGCGCGGGGGTCGGGGGTGGGGCCACGCAGCGACCTCTACGCGCTGGGCGCCGTGCTGTACCGGGTGGCCTGCGGGTCGCCGCCCTTTGTCGGGGACAGCGACCAGAGCGTCCTCTTTCAGCATGTCTACGAGCCGCCGCCCGACCCCCGTGACCTCAATCCCGCCGTGCCCGACGCGGTGGCGCGGGTGCTGCTCGCGCTCCTCGCCAAGAACCCGGAAGAACGGCCCGAGAGCGGCGAGGCCGCCGCGCACCTGTGGGCGTTGGCCCGGCGCGAGGTCTGGACCGCCCACGCGCGGGGCCAGTACCGGGGTGGGCGCACCCGCACGGGCGAGCACCCCGACGGCCCGGCCCGCGTGGGCAACCTGACCGAAGCCTGGAGCGTCCCCCTCCCCGGCGAGGTGACCTGGCCCGCCGCCGTGGTGGGCGAGGGCGACCTGCTCGCGGTGGGCACGCGGGGCGGGCAGCTCGTGCTGATGCACACCTCCGGGCGGCCCTACGCAACCCACGCCGCCCGCGACGAGGTGACGGCCCCGGCGACCTTCGTGGGCGGGGACATCCTGTACGGCGCCTGGGACGGCACCTTGCGGCGGGTGCGGCTGCGCGGCGGCGAGCAGGTCTGGGAGCATCAGGCCCGCGCCGAGTTCACGGGCGCCCCGACCCTGTGGGGGGGGCGGGTCCTGGCCGCCAGCCGCGACGGGCACCTGCACGCGCTCAGCGCCCGCACCGGGGACCTCGCCTGGGCGTACCGGGCGGGGGGGCCGGTCGCCGCCTCGCCGGTCGTGTGGGCGGGCGCCGCGCTGCTGTGTGACGAGAACGGCTGGCTGCACGCCCTCGACGCCCGAACAGGCACCCCGTTGTGGAAGGTCGAGGTCGGCACCGTCCACGCCACCCCCGCCCTGCGCCCCACCGCGCCGGGCCGCGCCACCCTGCTCGTCCCCACCTGGCCCGGCGAGGTTCACGCCCTCTCCCTGCGGGCGGACGGGGGCCGCGCCGTGCTGGACAGCCCGGAGCCGACCCTCTGGACCTACGACCTGGAGGACGAGATCTGGGCCGCCCCCGCGCTCACCGCCGACCTCGCGCTGGTCGCGGGCTGGGGCGGCACCGTGCGGGCGCTGCGGCTCACGGACGGCGAGGATGTGTGGGCACACACGCTGGAGGGCCGCGTGACCGCCAGCCCGGTCGTGAGCGCGGGCCTGGTCTTCCTGGCGTCTGAGGGGGGCGAACTCGCCGCCCTCGACATTCAGACCGGAGCTGTGCGCTGGCGCCGCCGCGAGCGCGAGGGCGTGCAGGCGACGCCGCTGGCCGCCGCCGGGACGCTGTACGTCGCCTTCATGAACGGGACGCTGCGGGCCTACCGGGAGGGGGAGGAGGGCGCGTAG
- a CDS encoding twin-arginine translocase TatA/TatE family subunit, which translates to MPNIGPAELLVILVIALLVFGPRKLPELGKSLGAGIREFRRGTQGLKEELEGSLRETPPAAGPGPAPVQTVVAQAVVPPVVAPSAEAEASAPRPAADVLPPRS; encoded by the coding sequence ATGCCCAACATCGGACCCGCTGAACTCCTCGTCATTCTGGTGATCGCCCTGCTGGTCTTCGGGCCGCGCAAGTTGCCCGAACTCGGCAAGAGCCTCGGCGCGGGCATCCGCGAGTTCCGCCGGGGCACCCAGGGCCTCAAGGAAGAACTCGAAGGCAGCCTGCGCGAGACCCCGCCCGCCGCTGGCCCCGGCCCCGCCCCGGTCCAGACCGTGGTCGCCCAGGCGGTGGTGCCGCCCGTCGTGGCCCCCTCCGCCGAAGCCGAGGCCTCGGCCCCCCGCCCCGCCGCCGACGTGCTGCCGCCCCGCTCCTAG
- a CDS encoding LON peptidase substrate-binding domain-containing protein produces the protein MSLPLFPLPNTVLFPGQVLPLYVFEPRYRELLARVQASGEPFGVVRLQPRLEGGTTLLDRIGRVGTLAHLLEAETHEDGTSSILVVGGERFRVREFDPTHAYLSAEVDLWPLDPDPRGTPAEEATARLLLSDLLRLHPAEAEQLRAGAPEAPLLLASYAAALLPLEAGEREEALRAPTLLHRLDRLRASVPLGARELN, from the coding sequence ATGTCCTTGCCGCTCTTCCCCCTCCCCAACACCGTCCTCTTTCCGGGACAGGTGTTGCCGCTCTACGTCTTCGAACCGCGCTACCGCGAACTGCTGGCGCGGGTGCAGGCGAGCGGCGAGCCGTTCGGCGTGGTGCGGTTGCAGCCCCGGCTGGAGGGCGGCACGACCCTGCTGGACCGCATCGGCCGGGTGGGCACCCTGGCGCACCTGCTGGAGGCCGAGACGCACGAGGACGGCACGAGTTCCATTCTCGTCGTGGGGGGCGAGCGTTTCCGGGTGCGCGAGTTCGACCCCACCCACGCCTACCTCAGCGCCGAGGTGGACCTCTGGCCGCTGGACCCTGACCCACGGGGGACACCCGCCGAGGAGGCCACCGCCCGGCTCCTCCTGAGCGACCTGCTGCGGCTGCACCCGGCGGAGGCGGAGCAACTTCGCGCGGGCGCCCCGGAGGCCCCCCTGTTGCTGGCGAGCTACGCCGCCGCCCTGCTGCCGCTGGAGGCGGGGGAGCGCGAGGAGGCGCTGCGGGCACCCACCCTGCTCCACCGGCTCGACCGGCTGCGGGCGAGCGTGCCGCTGGGAGCCCGGGAGCTGAACTAG